Sequence from the Acidobacteriota bacterium genome:
TAAAATTTATCAGCCAGACCCAGGTCAAAAATGGTACTCTGGTCTCCCGCACCTGGTTGTTTCCTTTCCCTTTCCAATTCACCTTCTTTGCCAAAGCGAGGCTGGTATGAAAACACAACACATGCGCATTTTGATTGCCTATGACGGTTCACGATGTTCTGACGCCGCTCTGCACGAATTATGGCGGGCTGGATTACCGCAAGTTGCTCAGGTAGTGGTGTTTTCGGTCGCTGAATCGTGGCTGACGCCTCCGACAAGCACCGAACTGGCTGATGCGGCCATGTTGCCCGGCGTCGGTCCGATGCCACAGATTATGGACACTAAAAACTATACTTTTGCCCTGGAAGCCGCCAAAGACCAGGCTGAGTTTGGCACCCGGGTCGTCAGAAACTATTTTCCTGATTGGAAAATTGAATCCGAAGTTCGCCGTGGGTCCCCAGCTTCAGAGATTCTGCACTATGCTGACACCTGGAAAGCTGATTTGATTGTGGTCGGTTCGCATGGCCGCTCGGCAATGGGCCGCTTCCTGATGGGAAGTGTTTCCAAGCGAATTGTGACCGAGGCTCACTGCTCGGTCCGGATTTCCCGCAGCCATTCAGCCGAAGCCTATTCCGCCGTTCGATTACTGGTCGGAGTGGATGGATCAGATAGCTCGCTCAATGCCGTGTGTGCCATTGAAGCCCGTAACTGGCCGAATGAAAGCGAAGTGTGCATTGTGGTGGTTCAGGACCCGATTCAACCAATTGCGGTCACACCTCCCTTTCCTTCAATGCACCCGCACAACGAAGAGCAGGCGGCTGAAGCCCAAACGTGGGCGCGAAACCTGGTTGATAAAACGGCCAAAGGATTTCGCGAAGCCGGGCTCGAAACCTCATCTTTAATCAAAATCGGAGACCCGCGCCGGATTTTGCTTGATGCCAGTGAAGAGTGGAAAGCCGATTGCATTTTCTTAGGAGCACGCGGACTCAGCAAACTGGATCGCCTCCTGCTCGGCAGCGTCTCAACCGCCATTTCGACTCGCGCTCACTGCTCAGTGGAAGTGGTTCGCTTTCGGGAAGAATAAAAAACGTGATTAGTGGTTAGTGGTTAGTGGTTAGTGGTTAGTGGTTAGTGATTAGTGGTTAGTGGTTAGTGGTTAGTGGTTAGAAATCAATACCTTCGAAGCACCAAGCACCAATTTTTCTTCAACCCGATTTCTTTAGCCCCAAGCCATGAGCTTGCGAATCTTCTACCCTGTCTTAATAAGGATGTGCCGATGAGTCTACGAACCAAATTAAAGCTTCCCAAAGAACACGGTGCCTGGGCCATGCTTTATGTCCCAATGGCCGTAGCGATGCTGGTGGCTGAAACGGTCAACTGGTCAGTCCTCTGGCTTGGACTTTCCGCAACGGCTTTTTTTATTGCCCGCGAATCAACTACCGTCTGGTGGAAAACCACACGGAATGGAACTCCGTCTGACACAGCCTTTCGGTACATGGCCGGATATTTGTTGCTCTCAGCCGCATTTGGATTTCCGCTTGTGGTTCTCTCCAAATTGTATTGGCTGATTCCTTTTGCGGTCTTTGGTGTCCTTCTGCTGGCAATCAACACCGTGCAGACGGCGGACAAAGAAGACCGTTCACTATTTGGTGAATTACTGGCTATTCTTGGAATGACTGCCACCGCACCCACCACATTGTATGTGGCCCGTGGAGAGTGGGATTCATCTGCCCTGTGGTTATGGGAGATCAATATTTTGTTTTTTGCCAGCAGTGTGTTTCACGTCAAATGGTTGCTGGCTTCAACCACCACTCGCCGGGCTTCTGAACGTGACCAGGCCAAACAACTTGGGCTACTCTATCACATCCTACTTGGAGTGTGCCTCATCACGGGAATGCTAACCCACAACTTTCCGTTCTGGCTGTGTATTGCCTTTGCACCCGTCATTTTGCGTGCACTGTGGGCCATTGCGCATCCGGTCCAGCGCGTGAACCTGAAACGAGTTGGAATTCAGGAGATTGTTTATTCATTGATTTTTGTCGTGGCGCTGGCTTTTTCGGGAATCTGA
This genomic interval carries:
- a CDS encoding universal stress protein, giving the protein MKTQHMRILIAYDGSRCSDAALHELWRAGLPQVAQVVVFSVAESWLTPPTSTELADAAMLPGVGPMPQIMDTKNYTFALEAAKDQAEFGTRVVRNYFPDWKIESEVRRGSPASEILHYADTWKADLIVVGSHGRSAMGRFLMGSVSKRIVTEAHCSVRISRSHSAEAYSAVRLLVGVDGSDSSLNAVCAIEARNWPNESEVCIVVVQDPIQPIAVTPPFPSMHPHNEEQAAEAQTWARNLVDKTAKGFREAGLETSSLIKIGDPRRILLDASEEWKADCIFLGARGLSKLDRLLLGSVSTAISTRAHCSVEVVRFREE
- a CDS encoding YwiC-like family protein, producing MSLRTKLKLPKEHGAWAMLYVPMAVAMLVAETVNWSVLWLGLSATAFFIARESTTVWWKTTRNGTPSDTAFRYMAGYLLLSAAFGFPLVVLSKLYWLIPFAVFGVLLLAINTVQTADKEDRSLFGELLAILGMTATAPTTLYVARGEWDSSALWLWEINILFFASSVFHVKWLLASTTTRRASERDQAKQLGLLYHILLGVCLITGMLTHNFPFWLCIAFAPVILRALWAIAHPVQRVNLKRVGIQEIVYSLIFVVALAFSGI